CCTTTCGACCCTCGGTCTCGGCGTCTCCGTCAACTGGCTCGCCGCCGCGCTGTCGCTCGGCGCCATCCTGTTCTACGTCTTCGTGTACTCGATGGTGCTCAAGCGCCGCACCTCGCAGAACGTCGTGTGGGGCGGCATCGCGGGCTGCATGCCGGTGCTGATCGGCTGGGCCGGCATCACCGGCCGGGTCGACTGGGCCCCGGTCGTGCTGTTCGGCGTGGTGTTCTTCTGGACGCCGCCGCACACCTGGACGCTCGCCATGCGGTACCGCGAGGACTACGCCGCCGCCGCGGTGCCGATGCTGCCGGTGGTCGCCACCGAGCGCCGCGTCGTGCTGGAGTCGGTCGCCTACACCTGGGCCACCGTGCTGTGCTCGCTGCTGCTGTGGCCGGTCGCCGGCACCACCCCGGTGTACGCCGTGGTGGCCGCTGTGCTCGGCGCCGTGTGCCTGTGGGAGGTCTACCGGCTGCTCGGCCGGGTCAACGCCGGCCGGACCGGTGTGGACCTGCGTCCCATGCGCTTCTTCCACTGGTCCAACGCCTACCTCGCGCTGCTGTTCCTGGCCGTCGCGATCGATTCGCTGCTGATGTGACCGTGACACCCCGGCGGCCCGGCTCCTCGGAGCCGGGCCGCCGCTGTCGTCAGCGGCCGGAGATGAGGCCCGCCAGGCGCGCGTACGCCGAGGTGCGCG
The window above is part of the Sphaerisporangium rubeum genome. Proteins encoded here:
- a CDS encoding heme o synthase produces the protein MTVLTTKPPTVLDGARRSPLATVRAYVALTKPRIIELLLITTLPVMFLAARGFPPLWTAVATLVFGTLSAGSANVLNCYVDRDIDATMRRTRRRPLAMATVEPRNALVFGVVLGVLSTLGLGVSVNWLAAALSLGAILFYVFVYSMVLKRRTSQNVVWGGIAGCMPVLIGWAGITGRVDWAPVVLFGVVFFWTPPHTWTLAMRYREDYAAAAVPMLPVVATERRVVLESVAYTWATVLCSLLLWPVAGTTPVYAVVAAVLGAVCLWEVYRLLGRVNAGRTGVDLRPMRFFHWSNAYLALLFLAVAIDSLLM